A single region of the Ptychodera flava strain L36383 chromosome 9, AS_Pfla_20210202, whole genome shotgun sequence genome encodes:
- the LOC139140688 gene encoding LOW QUALITY PROTEIN: 26S proteasome non-ATPase regulatory subunit 11A-like (The sequence of the model RefSeq protein was modified relative to this genomic sequence to represent the inferred CDS: inserted 1 base in 1 codon; substituted 1 base at 1 genomic stop codon): MAAADLERAQALAKTDPNSAIGILHAIVKRDVNAEDEEGLRVKEQSVLELGSLLQKTGQAEELAGLIKFTRPFLNLVSKAKAAKMVRALVDLFLDMEAGTGKEVDLCKECIEWAKDEKRTFLRQALEARLIALYFETIQYQEALQLGSALLKELKKMDDKALLVEVQLLESKVYHGLSNLPKSRAALTSARTTANAIYCPPKLQAALDMQSGILHAADDKDFKTAFSYFYEAFEGYDSVDSPKAVDALKYMLLCKILLNSPDDVQSIISGKLALRYAGPQVEAXKSIASAYQKRSLSEFKRXALAVYKEQLVDDPIIKAHLDSCYDNLLEQNLCRIIEPFSRVQVQHIANIIKLHLDVVEKKLSQMILDKKFHGILDQGMGVLIVFDEPVVDKTYDNALETIQNMGKVVDSLYNKAKKLY, from the exons ATGGCGGCCGCCGATCTCGAGAGAGCTCAAGCACTGGCGAAGACTGATCCCAACTCTGCTATCGGCATATTACATGCTATTG TGAAGCGAGATGTAAATGCTGAAGATGAAGAAGGTTTACGTGTGAAAGAGCAGAGTGTTTTAGAACTAGGCTCACTTTTGCAAAAGACAGGGCAAGCTGAAG AACTTGCTGGTTTAATCAAATTCACAAGACCATTCCTAAATTTGGTGAGTAAAGCCAAAGCAGCCAAGATGGTCAGAGCATTAGTTGATCTCTTTCTAGACATGGAAGCTGGAACTGGCAAAGAG GTTGACCTGTGTAAAGAGTGTATAGAATGGGCGAAAGATGAGAAAAGAACATTCctgagacaggcattagaagcAAGACTGATAGCATTGTACTTTGAAACTATACAATACCAAGAAGCACTTCAGTTAG GTTCTGCATTGTTGAAAGAATTGAAGAAAATGGACGACAAAGCATTGCTGGTTGAAGTACAGCTCCTAGAAAGTAAAGTCTACCATGGTTTATCAAATCTACCCAAATCAAG AGCTGCTCTGACATCAGCCCGTACAACTGCCAACGCTATCTATTGTCCACCTAAACTCCAAGCAGCCTTGGATATGCAGTCAG GTATACTTCATGCAGCAGATGATAAGGACTTTAAAACGGCATTTTCTTACTTTTACGAAGCCTTTGAAGGGTACGACTCGGTAGACAGTCCAAAGGCAGTTGATGCACTGAAATACATGttactttgtaaaattttactcaATAG TCCAGATGATGTACAGTCTATTATCAGTGGGAAGCTAGCATTGAGGTATGCAGGCCCACAGGTAGAGG ATAAAAGTATTGCATCAGCCTACCAGAAAAGATCCTTGTCAGAATTCAAAAGGTAA GCATTGGCAGTCTACAAGGAACAGCTAGTTGATGATCCAATCATCAAAGCCCATCTAGATTCATGTTACGACAACCTGCTGGAGCAGAACCTCTGCAGGATCATTGAGCCATTCTCCAGGGTACAAGTACAACACATAGCCAACATCATCAAGTTACATCTG GATGTAGTGGAAAAGAAACTGTCACAGATGATtcttgataagaaatttcacg GTATCTTGGACCAAGGCATGGGTGTTTTGATTGTCTTTGATGAACCGGTTGTGGACAAAACGTACGATAACGCGCTAGAAACTATCCAGAACATGGGCAAAGTAGTTGATTCACTCTATAACAAAGCCAAGAAATTGTACTAG